TCTGAACCAAATATATTACAGATAaagatggaggaggaggaggatctGGGAGATGAAGACGATGTGAATGCAATAAATGGGGAGCAGTACTGTCACAGAGAGTGGGACACTAGTATGAAGCACAAGGGTAACTCCACCAGTATGAAATGCAGCACAAGTTTGTCTGCCCTAAACAAACTTCACAGTCACACCTGCGCTCAGCCTTGGAAGAGTCCAAACATCACTCACAAGCGCGTGCACCAAGAGACACAATCACTTGTCTGTCATCAGTGTGAAATGCATTTCAGCAGATGCATCACTATTTCCACACAGGGGAGAAGCCATTCACTGATGCGGCAAatcacactggagagaaaccgtTCACCTGCATGGAGTGTGGCAAGAGCTTTTCTCACAAGAGCAGCCTCTACAAACACCAGAAAGTGCTCACGGGGGAACGATTCTCATGTACTGATTGCATGAAAAGCTTCACCATAAAGAGTGAACTCAAGGTCCACACGGGAGAAACCATTTATATGCACAGAATGCggcaaacaattttttcaaaagaacCAACTTCTCAGACACCTGAAGTCTCACACGGGGGAAAGGCAGTTTGTATGCGCACACTGTGGGAAATGCTTTACGTTCAAGAGTACGTTGCAATGCCACCTGAAGGTgcacaccggggagaaaccattcacctgcacaGAATGCGGCAAGGGCTTTGCATTGAGGCACGACCTCTACACCCACCAAGCGATTCACATGGaggagaaaccattcacatgcGGGGAATGCAGGAAACATTTCACCGTAAAGAACCAGCTGCGCCGGCACCAGAAGGTTCACACCATATATCTGCACAGAATGCGGCAAAAGCTTCTCTCTCAAAAGCAAACTGCACCGGCACCAGAAAACCCACACGGGGGAGAAAACCTTCATGTGCTTGGAATGTGGCAAAAGCTTCTCCCACAAGCATGACTACTTCATCCACCAGAAAGTGCACACCGGGAAGAAACCCTTCACCTGCACAGAGTGCGGCAAAAGCTTCAGTCTAAAGAGCACGCTGCACAGGCACGAGAATGTTTATACGGGTGACAAACCTTATTCATGTGCATGTAGCAAACATTTCACCCTAAGGAGCTCTCTCAACCGACACCTGAACTGCACTCAGCAGGGGGCGAACTGGTGTCCTCCACACAATGACACATAGTGACTCTCTCAGTCCATGTAATACATTGAGGGAACCATTTGGTAATAACTGGCCACACACCAGGCCATTCCCACAGGGCACATCCCTGATATCTGCACCCAGTAAAGGGGAAGTATGTTTGTTAATgataacatagtaatttaggttaaaaaaagtcacgttcatcaagttcaactatttaagtctatatataacctgactaactgccagttgatccagaggaaggcgaaaaaccccatttgaagcctctccaatttgcctcagagggggaaaaattccttcctgactccaaaatggcaatgggaccagtccctggatcaacttgtactatgagctatctcccatatccctgtattccctcacttgctaaacaccatccaaccccttcttatacctatctaatgtatcagcctgtacccctgattcacttcccagctctccctgtaacacccctttcctcctctaatctcattggctccctcctgtctgctgggaggagctactggtgaataaagcatccgacccttccttgtacctatctaatgtatcagcctgtaccactgattcacttcccagctctccctctaacacccctttccctcctctaatctcattggctccctcctgtctgctgggaggagctactggtgaataaagcatccaacccttccttgtacctatctaatgtatcagcctgtacccctgattcacttcccagctctccctgtaacacccctttccctcctctaatctcattggctccctcctgtctgctgggaggagctactggtgaataaagcatccgacccttccttgtacctatctaatgtatcagcctgtaccactgattcacttcccagctctccctgtaacacccctttccctcctctaatctcattggctccctcctgt
The Xenopus laevis strain J_2021 chromosome 9_10S, Xenopus_laevis_v10.1, whole genome shotgun sequence DNA segment above includes these coding regions:
- the LOC108704284 gene encoding uncharacterized protein LOC108704284; protein product: MGRGASPFTSMDSTSSPDEAESLEHRAQNGANESTMKSETTSHAEDNPEILKIKIEEDLDYEGHLEATEGSEAAATDGQIKEETEGSESEDHVTDTESDSEPNILQIKMEEEEDLGDEDDVNAINGEQYCHREWDTSMKHKGNSTSMKCSTSLSALNKLHSHTCAQPWKSPNITHKRVHQETQSLVCHQCEMHFSRCITISTQGRSHSLMRQITLERNRSPAWSVARAFLTRAASTNTRKCSRGNDSHVLIA